A region from the Candidatus Gorgyraea atricola genome encodes:
- the pyrF gene encoding orotidine-5'-phosphate decarboxylase, with amino-acid sequence MDKEKIIIALDVSTIKETERLLTILSPHVSIFKVGMELFYSCGPKVIDIIKKYDKEIFLDLKFHDIPNTVKNSARVVTRLGVFMFNVHASGGSDMMKAAIEGAEEESEKLGVDRPRILGVTVLTSIANATEAQVLNLAKSAKQSGLDGVVASPQETAKIRKELGKDFLIVTPGIRPEGSAKQDQKRTATPQEAIKSGADYIVIGRPVTKVKDPSKALQDIVTGYEKGSG; translated from the coding sequence ATGGACAAAGAAAAAATAATAATAGCGTTGGATGTGAGTACAATCAAAGAAACAGAGCGACTTCTAACTATCCTTAGTCCTCACGTAAGTATCTTCAAGGTAGGCATGGAGTTATTTTATTCCTGCGGGCCAAAGGTAATAGATATTATCAAAAAATATGATAAAGAAATCTTCCTAGACCTAAAGTTTCACGATATTCCCAATACAGTCAAAAATTCTGCAAGAGTTGTTACGCGGCTAGGCGTATTCATGTTTAATGTCCATGCCTCAGGCGGCAGCGATATGATGAAGGCAGCTATTGAAGGCGCAGAAGAGGAAAGTGAGAAGTTAGGAGTAGATAGACCAAGAATTTTAGGCGTGACTGTTCTTACAAGCATAGCTAACGCCACAGAAGCTCAAGTGTTAAATCTCGCTAAATCAGCAAAACAGTCTGGCCTTGACGGCGTCGTAGCATCTCCTCAAGAAACAGCCAAGATCAGAAAAGAATTAGGAAAAGATTTTCTAATCGTCACACCAGGAATAAGACCAGAAGGAAGCGCAAAACAAGACCAGAAAAGAACTGCCACGCCACAAGAAGCTATTAAGTCTGGCGCAGATTATATTGTAATCGGCCGACCAGTCACAAAAGTGAAAGACCCGTCTAAGGCATTGCAGGATATTGTTACAGGTTATGAGAAGGGTAGCGGTTGA
- a CDS encoding dihydroorotate dehydrogenase has product MEIKIGKLKLKNPVMVASGTFGYAKEFEELVDLKKLGAIVTKTITLKPRDGNPMPRVCETASGMLNAIGLQNEGVENFIDEKLPYLAKIGVPIIVSISGDFVKLAKRLDKEEAVDGIELNISCPNVKGQGTPCENQRFRTGQARDPIRESKISYGAGKGQGLVAQCPESTYDVVKSVRKVTDKTLITKLSPNVTDIVEIAKAACKGGTDAVSLVNTFLAMAIDIETEKPKLGNITGGLSGPAIKPIALRMVWEVAKNINKPVIGMGGIMTSEDAIEFLLAGAKAVQIGTANFVDPSVCEKIIKGIEAWTKKK; this is encoded by the coding sequence ATGGAAATAAAAATAGGAAAACTTAAATTAAAGAATCCGGTGATGGTGGCGTCAGGTACCTTTGGGTATGCAAAGGAATTTGAAGAGCTGGTGGATTTGAAGAAGCTTGGCGCGATTGTTACAAAGACGATCACGCTTAAGCCAAGAGATGGCAATCCTATGCCAAGGGTTTGTGAGACTGCATCAGGTATGCTTAATGCTATAGGCCTACAGAACGAGGGCGTTGAGAATTTTATCGACGAGAAATTGCCGTATCTAGCAAAGATAGGCGTTCCGATTATTGTGAGCATATCAGGAGATTTTGTAAAGCTAGCAAAGAGACTTGATAAGGAAGAAGCTGTGGATGGTATTGAGCTTAACATATCGTGCCCAAATGTTAAGGGACAAGGGACCCCATGCGAGAATCAAAGATTTCGTACGGGGCAGGCAAGGGACCCCATACGAGAATCAAAGATTTCGTACGGGGCAGGCAAGGGACAAGGGTTGGTTGCGCAGTGTCCGGAATCGACTTATGATGTTGTTAAAAGCGTTAGGAAGGTCACAGATAAGACTTTGATTACAAAGCTCTCGCCGAATGTTACTGATATTGTGGAGATTGCTAAGGCTGCATGTAAGGGTGGTACAGATGCAGTGAGTCTCGTGAATACATTTCTTGCAATGGCAATAGATATTGAGACAGAAAAGCCAAAGCTTGGCAATATTACAGGTGGTTTAAGTGGGCCAGCTATAAAGCCAATTGCCCTAAGGATGGTTTGGGAGGTTGCGAAGAATATTAATAAGCCAGTCATAGGTATGGGTGGTATAATGACTTCAGAAGACGCGATAGAATTTCTCCTGGCAGGCGCAAAAGCAGTTCAGATCGGCACAGCAAATTTTGTAGACCCAAGTGTGTGTGAAAAAATAATAAAAGGAATCGAGGCATGGACAAAGAAAAAATAA
- a CDS encoding dihydroorotate dehydrogenase electron transfer subunit: MKDIKAKILSNKKISDSYYKMTLDAPYIAKTAKPGQFVQIRCSDGLDPLLRRPFSIHRAKDLEILYEVIGKGTEVLSERKPGEHIDVLGPLGNGFGLPSAVSSQLSAILVCGGIGVAPLVFLAEELAKKKIKTTVLIGARTKNLILCEKDFKDLSAEVHIATDDGSCGHKGFVPELLGTRDMGQETRVYACGPKPMLKSITAICRKKELMCEVSLEETMACGVGVCLGCAVKVKGQGTRDKGQGCELVCKDGPVFDAKDLIWK, encoded by the coding sequence ATGAAAGACATAAAGGCTAAAATTTTATCGAATAAGAAGATAAGTGACAGCTATTACAAGATGACGCTTGATGCGCCTTATATTGCAAAGACTGCAAAGCCAGGCCAATTTGTGCAGATACGGTGCAGTGATGGGCTGGATCCATTACTCAGAAGACCTTTTAGCATTCACCGGGCTAAAGATCTAGAGATTTTATATGAAGTAATAGGTAAGGGCACAGAGGTTTTATCTGAGAGAAAACCAGGAGAACATATTGATGTTTTAGGACCTTTGGGCAATGGTTTTGGATTGCCTTCAGCTGTCAGCTCTCAGCTATCAGCTATTTTAGTCTGCGGGGGCATAGGAGTGGCACCGCTTGTTTTTCTCGCTGAAGAATTGGCAAAGAAAAAAATAAAAACTACTGTATTAATTGGCGCTAGGACTAAAAATTTAATATTGTGCGAAAAGGATTTTAAAGATCTGAGCGCAGAGGTCCATATCGCTACTGATGATGGAAGCTGCGGCCACAAGGGATTTGTGCCAGAGTTATTAGGGACAAGGGACATGGGACAAGAGACAAGGGTGTATGCTTGCGGACCTAAGCCAATGCTTAAAAGTATTACTGCTATATGCAGAAAGAAAGAACTAATGTGTGAAGTTTCATTGGAGGAGACAATGGCGTGCGGGGTTGGGGTGTGTTTGGGTTGCGCCGTTAAAGTAAAGGGACAAGGGACAAGGGACAAGGGACAAGGGTGTGAGTTAGTGTGTAAGGATGGCCCTGTGTTTGATGCAAAAGATTTGATATGGAAATAA
- a CDS encoding endonuclease Q family protein, with translation MKFVADFHIHSKYSRATSPQMEVKTLSETAKYKGISLLGTGDFTHHLWLEELKKHLKDSGNGFFEYNGVNFILTAEISSIYSKNDKVRKIHNLIFAPSFKVVDKINDVLSGYGNLSSDGRPIIGIDAKELAEVVFGVSKDVFLVPGHIWTPWFSLFGSKSGFDSIEECFEEYTKDIYALETGLSSDPGMNWRWSKLDRFNLISNSDSHSPRKIGREANVFDVEMSYKSVTDALKVKDNKKFLHTVEFFPEEGKYHYDGHRNCKVRFSPSETKKNKNTCPVCGKSLTVGVMNRVDTLADRPEGFVPKGSVPYKRMIPLSEIISDVLGVGDGSKAVEKEYSAIVPRVGTEFEVLTEVRKDELLTKLPKKIAKAIINVRNGNVNILPGFDGEYGKIEILKKEDNSEKQMDLF, from the coding sequence ATGAAATTCGTAGCTGATTTTCACATACATTCTAAATATAGCCGCGCAACAAGCCCGCAAATGGAGGTAAAGACACTTTCTGAGACGGCAAAGTACAAAGGCATATCTCTTCTGGGCACGGGAGATTTTACGCACCATCTCTGGCTTGAGGAATTAAAAAAGCACCTGAAGGATTCAGGCAATGGGTTTTTTGAGTATAATGGCGTAAATTTTATACTCACCGCAGAGATATCGAGCATATATTCTAAAAATGACAAGGTTCGTAAGATCCATAATCTTATTTTTGCGCCGAGTTTTAAAGTAGTTGATAAAATAAATGATGTACTCTCTGGCTATGGGAATCTGTCCAGTGATGGCAGGCCTATTATAGGCATAGACGCAAAAGAACTGGCAGAGGTTGTTTTCGGAGTCAGTAAAGACGTGTTTCTTGTGCCTGGCCATATATGGACGCCATGGTTTAGTTTATTCGGCTCAAAGTCTGGATTTGATTCAATAGAGGAATGTTTTGAGGAATACACCAAGGATATCTATGCGCTCGAGACTGGTTTATCGTCGGATCCTGGGATGAACTGGAGATGGAGTAAGCTCGATAGATTTAATCTTATTTCAAATTCTGATTCACACAGTCCTCGGAAGATCGGAAGAGAGGCAAATGTCTTTGATGTAGAGATGTCCTACAAATCTGTAACAGACGCATTAAAGGTAAAGGATAATAAGAAGTTTTTGCACACAGTGGAGTTTTTTCCTGAAGAGGGCAAGTATCATTACGATGGCCATAGGAATTGCAAAGTAAGATTTAGCCCTTCTGAAACGAAAAAGAACAAGAATACTTGTCCTGTGTGCGGGAAGTCACTGACAGTAGGCGTGATGAATAGAGTAGACACGCTTGCAGACAGGCCAGAAGGGTTTGTGCCTAAAGGAAGCGTTCCATATAAGAGGATGATACCACTTTCTGAGATCATTTCAGATGTGCTGGGCGTGGGTGATGGCTCAAAGGCTGTTGAAAAAGAATATAGCGCAATAGTCCCGAGAGTGGGTACGGAATTTGAAGTACTTACAGAAGTAAGAAAAGATGAACTCTTAACTAAGCTCCCGAAAAAAATAGCAAAGGCTATCATAAATGTAAGAAACGGCAACGTAAATATCTTACCAGGTTTTGACGGAGAATATGGTAAGATAGAAATATTGAAGAAAGAGGATAATTCCGAGAAACAAATGGATTTATTTTGA
- a CDS encoding dihydroorotase, protein MKILIKGGLVIDPVNKIEKVMDVLIIGDKISRVADTIKVDAEKTIDAKGKIVMPGIVDMHVHLREPGREDKETVASGTKAAAKGGVTTVLAMPNTTPAIDSTENVELLKNIINKTANVNVLIAGAITMGRNGKKLCDIAALKKAGAVAISDDGLSVDDGELMLKALKDSKKEKMLVVCHSEDKSLSGRGMINRGFIATRLGMRGISGESEHKRVERDIKLAEKSGAAVHIAHVSCKESVEIIRKAKKKGIKVSAETAPHYFSLSEDDLIDYNTNMKINPPLRAKEDVSAIKQGLKDGAIDAIASDHAPHTENEKDIEFEYAALGSIGLETELAVAIKELISPGILSWSDLVRKMSSNPSKILRIDKGTLSVGAIADVIIVSPEKEWVVKKKHFLSRSKNSAFLGRKLKGIVEYTICKGKVV, encoded by the coding sequence ATGAAAATACTAATTAAGGGCGGTCTAGTGATAGACCCAGTTAATAAAATAGAAAAGGTAATGGATGTCCTTATAATCGGGGATAAGATATCCAGGGTGGCAGATACTATAAAGGTAGACGCAGAAAAAACGATTGACGCAAAGGGCAAGATAGTTATGCCAGGAATCGTAGACATGCATGTTCATTTAAGAGAACCTGGCCGAGAGGACAAAGAGACTGTTGCCAGCGGCACAAAGGCCGCGGCTAAAGGAGGCGTGACAACTGTTCTTGCAATGCCTAATACCACGCCTGCAATAGATAGTACAGAGAATGTAGAACTCTTAAAGAATATAATAAATAAAACCGCAAATGTTAATGTACTTATTGCTGGCGCTATTACAATGGGTCGAAATGGCAAGAAGCTATGCGATATTGCCGCTTTAAAAAAAGCAGGTGCAGTTGCTATTTCAGATGATGGTTTATCTGTCGACGATGGTGAATTGATGTTAAAGGCGCTTAAGGATTCGAAAAAAGAAAAAATGCTTGTGGTATGCCACTCTGAGGATAAGTCTCTTTCTGGTAGAGGCATGATCAATCGCGGTTTTATTGCTACAAGGCTTGGCATGAGAGGAATCTCTGGCGAATCAGAGCATAAAAGGGTAGAGCGGGATATTAAACTGGCAGAAAAATCAGGTGCAGCAGTCCACATTGCGCATGTAAGCTGCAAAGAGTCAGTAGAGATCATAAGAAAGGCAAAGAAAAAAGGTATAAAGGTGAGCGCAGAGACTGCGCCTCATTATTTTAGTCTGAGCGAAGATGATCTGATAGATTACAATACGAATATGAAGATCAATCCTCCTTTAAGGGCCAAAGAAGATGTTAGCGCGATAAAACAAGGACTGAAGGATGGCGCTATAGATGCGATTGCTTCTGATCACGCGCCTCATACAGAGAATGAAAAAGATATTGAGTTCGAATATGCAGCGTTAGGGAGCATAGGTTTAGAGACAGAGCTTGCAGTGGCGATAAAAGAGCTGATTTCTCCGGGGATACTTAGCTGGAGCGATTTAGTTAGGAAGATGTCTAGTAATCCTTCAAAGATTCTGCGTATAGACAAAGGTACATTGAGTGTTGGCGCTATAGCAGATGTGATTATAGTTTCTCCGGAAAAGGAATGGGTGGTCAAGAAAAAGCATTTTCTGTCTAGGTCAAAGAATTCCGCATTTTTAGGAAGAAAATTAAAAGGCATAGTTGAATACACGATTTGCAAGGGAAAGGTAGTATGA
- a CDS encoding aspartate carbamoyltransferase catalytic subunit, translated as MTRQTKKKPNWAHKDLLGLEYLSKEDVELLLDTADSFREILDRPIKKVPALRGKTVVNLFYEPSTRTRVSFEIAAKRLSADVINIATETSSVKKGETLNDTGKNIEALKADIIVVRHNCSGAAAMLAKHVNISVVNAGDGWHEHPTQGLLDIFTLKKKSGRIEGLKVSIVGDIAHSRVARSNIWGLTKLGAKVTVCAPKILIPPGIEKMGVGITDNIDEALSNADAVNVLRMQFERDEEGVFPKQIEYFKKFGITEERLKKAKKDIIVMHPGPINRGIEISSDVADGLNSVILEQVTNGIAVRMAVLYWLSQAREKKSNENTN; from the coding sequence ATGACCAGGCAGACTAAGAAAAAACCAAACTGGGCTCACAAAGATCTTCTGGGCCTGGAATATCTTTCAAAAGAAGATGTAGAATTGCTTTTAGATACTGCGGATTCTTTTAGAGAGATACTGGATAGGCCTATTAAGAAGGTCCCTGCGCTTCGAGGCAAGACTGTAGTCAATCTATTCTACGAACCTTCTACAAGGACAAGGGTATCCTTTGAGATCGCTGCCAAAAGGCTCTCAGCTGATGTAATAAATATTGCCACTGAGACATCGAGCGTGAAAAAAGGCGAGACACTAAACGATACTGGCAAAAATATAGAGGCATTAAAGGCAGATATTATTGTGGTGAGGCATAATTGCTCAGGCGCGGCAGCCATGCTCGCGAAACATGTGAATATAAGCGTTGTTAATGCAGGAGATGGCTGGCATGAACATCCTACACAGGGTCTTTTGGATATATTTACCCTGAAAAAGAAATCAGGCCGCATAGAAGGTTTAAAAGTCAGCATAGTCGGGGACATCGCGCATTCGCGCGTAGCGCGTTCAAACATATGGGGTCTTACTAAGCTGGGCGCAAAGGTCACAGTGTGCGCGCCTAAGATATTGATACCACCTGGCATAGAAAAGATGGGTGTTGGCATCACTGATAATATAGACGAGGCGCTTTCGAATGCCGACGCTGTAAATGTATTGAGGATGCAGTTTGAGCGCGATGAAGAGGGCGTATTTCCAAAGCAAATAGAATATTTTAAAAAATTTGGCATAACAGAAGAGAGATTGAAAAAGGCCAAGAAGGACATTATTGTAATGCACCCTGGCCCGATAAATAGAGGTATCGAGATATCAAGCGACGTAGCAGATGGTCTTAATTCTGTAATTCTGGAGCAGGTCACTAATGGTATAGCAGTGAGAATGGCTGTACTATATTGGCTTTCACAGGCAAGAGAGAAGAAAAGCAATGAAAATACTAATTAA
- a CDS encoding GIY-YIG nuclease family protein: protein MYFVYVLKSKRTKELYYGYTNDLERRYREHSSKYPSEVIYYEAYKSETDARNREKQLKLHAQALTALKSRLKESLKQYIAGCGV, encoded by the coding sequence ATGTATTTTGTATATGTCTTGAAAAGTAAGAGGACAAAAGAACTTTATTATGGCTATACGAATGATTTGGAGAGACGATATAGAGAACACAGCAGTAAATATCCTTCTGAAGTTATATATTATGAAGCTTATAAATCAGAAACCGATGCTCGGAATAGAGAAAAACAATTAAAACTTCATGCTCAAGCATTGACTGCTCTAAAGAGTAGACTGAAAGAATCTTTAAAGCAATACATTGCTGGGTGTGGGGTTTAA
- the pyrR gene encoding bifunctional pyr operon transcriptional regulator/uracil phosphoribosyltransferase PyrR — protein MARKNVLTKEEIDRAVTRMSHEILERNKGSEDLVIIGVRTRGYALAERIAQAINRIDGVTLPVGALDITLYRDDLSLVSEQPIMHKTEIDFDIEGKAVILVDDVLYTGRTIRCALDALVDFGRPKTIQLAILVDRGHRELPIRADYVGKNLPTSQNELVQLNLEEIDKEDSVFIEVNEDTAYENH, from the coding sequence TTGGCAAGGAAAAATGTTCTGACAAAAGAAGAGATAGATCGTGCGGTTACAAGGATGAGCCATGAGATATTGGAGAGGAATAAAGGCTCAGAAGATCTTGTGATCATTGGTGTTAGGACAAGAGGGTACGCGCTTGCGGAGAGGATCGCTCAGGCGATCAATCGCATAGATGGCGTTACCTTACCTGTAGGAGCGCTCGATATAACGCTTTACAGGGATGATCTAAGTCTGGTATCTGAGCAGCCGATAATGCACAAAACAGAGATAGATTTTGATATAGAAGGTAAGGCCGTGATCCTAGTCGATGATGTTTTATATACGGGCAGGACCATCAGGTGCGCCCTGGACGCGCTTGTAGATTTTGGGAGGCCAAAGACTATTCAGCTGGCGATTCTTGTAGATAGGGGCCATAGGGAGCTTCCCATAAGGGCTGATTATGTGGGCAAGAATCTGCCGACATCGCAAAATGAACTGGTACAGTTAAACTTGGAAGAGATAGATAAAGAAGACAGTGTTTTTATAGAAGTCAATGAGGACACAGCTTACGAAAATCATTGA